The following proteins are co-located in the Gigantopelta aegis isolate Gae_Host chromosome 5, Gae_host_genome, whole genome shotgun sequence genome:
- the LOC121373376 gene encoding TAR DNA-binding protein 43-like isoform X1, protein MSQYLQVAEDESEEPIEIPSEDDGTLLLSTLAAQFPGACGLKYRNPDTGTFRGVRLADGKLHPPETGMWDSHVYIAVFPKENKRKGDDGQENPVAKTKRVEGGQKSSTDLIVLGLPWKCTEDDMRKYFSQFGELLLVQVKRDPKTGESKGFGFIRFVEYRSQVKCMSQRHMIDGRWCDVTIPNSKEGSQQLMNRKIFIGRCTENLSQEDLRTYFSKYGEVVDVFIPKPFRAFAFVTFADHEVAQMLCGEDHIINGASVHVSNASPKHYDTQQNRKGGYQGYGWYEQQRDRRSGNDSDGWRDRQDGGCGYEWSGGQH, encoded by the exons atgAGTCAGTATTTGCAGGTAGCAGAAGACGAAAGTGAAGAGCCAATAGAAATTCCGAGTGAAGATGATGGAACACTGTTACTGTCCACTTTGGCTGCTCAGTTTCCAGGAGCATGCGGGCTCAAATATCGAAACCCGGACACCGGCACTTTCCGGGGTGTTCGTTTAGCTGACGGCAAACTTCACCCACCAGAAACTGGGATGTGGGATTCCCATGTTTACATTGCTGTGTTTCCTAAAG aaaacAAAAGGAAGGGCGATGATGGACAAGAAAATCCTGTGGCTAAGACGAAACGTGTCGAAGGTGGACAGAAAAGCAGTACAGACTTGATTGTTTTGGGATTGCCATGGAAATGTACAGAAGATGACATGAGGAAATACTTTTCGCAGTTTGGCGAACTTCTGTTGGTGCAG GTAAAGCGTGACCCAAAGACTGGGGAATCAAAAGGATTTGGCTTCATCCGTTTTGTCGAGTATCGGTCCCAGGTCAAGTGCATGTCACAGAGACACATGATAGACGGGCGCTGGTGCGATGTAACCATTCCAAACTCGAAG GAAGGCTCCCAGCAGCTGATGAACAGGAAGATCTTCATTGGCCGGTGCACTGAGAACCTGTCGCAGGAGGATCTGCGGACGTACTTCAGCAAGTATGGCGAGGTGGTCGACGTCTTCATCCCCAAGCCGTTCCGCGCATTTGCCTTTGTCACCTTCGCCGACCACGAGGTGGCGCAGATGCTCTGTGGGGAGGACCACATCATCAACGGTGCCAGCGTGCACGTGAGCAACGCCTCCCCGAAACACTACGACACCCAGCAGAACAGAAAGG GTGGTTACCAAGGTTACGGTTGGTACGAGCAGCAAAGGGATCGTCGATCTGGGAATGACAGCGACGGTTGGAGGGACCGCCAAGATGGCGGCTGTGGTTACGAGTGGAGTGGTGGACAGCACTAA
- the LOC121373376 gene encoding TAR DNA-binding protein 43-like isoform X2, with product MSQYLQVAEDESEEPIEIPSEDDGTLLLSTLAAQFPGACGLKYRNPDTGTFRGVRLADGKLHPPETGMWDSHVYIAVFPKENKRKGDDGQENPVAKTKRVEGGQKSSTDLIVLGLPWKCTEDDMRKYFSQFGELLLVQVKRDPKTGESKGFGFIRFVEYRSQVKCMSQRHMIDGRWCDVTIPNSKEGSQQLMNRKIFIGRCTENLSQEDLRTYFSKYGEVVDVFIPKPFRAFAFVTFADHEVAQMLCGEDHIINGASVHVSNASPKHYDTQQNRKVCVRR from the exons atgAGTCAGTATTTGCAGGTAGCAGAAGACGAAAGTGAAGAGCCAATAGAAATTCCGAGTGAAGATGATGGAACACTGTTACTGTCCACTTTGGCTGCTCAGTTTCCAGGAGCATGCGGGCTCAAATATCGAAACCCGGACACCGGCACTTTCCGGGGTGTTCGTTTAGCTGACGGCAAACTTCACCCACCAGAAACTGGGATGTGGGATTCCCATGTTTACATTGCTGTGTTTCCTAAAG aaaacAAAAGGAAGGGCGATGATGGACAAGAAAATCCTGTGGCTAAGACGAAACGTGTCGAAGGTGGACAGAAAAGCAGTACAGACTTGATTGTTTTGGGATTGCCATGGAAATGTACAGAAGATGACATGAGGAAATACTTTTCGCAGTTTGGCGAACTTCTGTTGGTGCAG GTAAAGCGTGACCCAAAGACTGGGGAATCAAAAGGATTTGGCTTCATCCGTTTTGTCGAGTATCGGTCCCAGGTCAAGTGCATGTCACAGAGACACATGATAGACGGGCGCTGGTGCGATGTAACCATTCCAAACTCGAAG GAAGGCTCCCAGCAGCTGATGAACAGGAAGATCTTCATTGGCCGGTGCACTGAGAACCTGTCGCAGGAGGATCTGCGGACGTACTTCAGCAAGTATGGCGAGGTGGTCGACGTCTTCATCCCCAAGCCGTTCCGCGCATTTGCCTTTGTCACCTTCGCCGACCACGAGGTGGCGCAGATGCTCTGTGGGGAGGACCACATCATCAACGGTGCCAGCGTGCACGTGAGCAACGCCTCCCCGAAACACTACGACACCCAGCAGAACAGAAAGG TGTGTGTCAGAAGATAG